In one Podarcis muralis chromosome 7, rPodMur119.hap1.1, whole genome shotgun sequence genomic region, the following are encoded:
- the MYCL gene encoding protein L-Myc → MELDLPQAPPAPPYFYDHQESPGDDFHRSSAPSEDIWKKFELLPSPPASPLAPGPAEDAAADYLLEPGRLLGNLSAFVLRDCMWSGFSARERLEKAMGEKLTAKPPAQGPPAAAAAPTAAQAPHDAALGGLCVAPGAVFAWPADCKLPPSSGSESQSESEGEEIDVVTVEKRQSLGVRKPVTITVRADPLDPCMKRFHISIHQQQHNYAARSPPEACSCTAALEKSSQEEEEEEEDGGAQSLRQVAEPSSLEPFLLKSGSAPSSDSEDVTKRKNHNYLERKRRNDLRSRFLALRDQVPGLATCPKTPKVVVLSKASEYLQSLLKAEQQMVAEKKLLKLHQLQLLKRISYLKSAH, encoded by the exons ATGGAGCTCGACCTGCCTCAGGCGCCGCCGGCGCCGCCCTACTTCTACGACCACCAAGAGTCGCCCGGCGACGACTTCCACCGCTCGAGCGCGCCCAGCGAGGACATCTGGAAGAAGTTCGAGCTGCTGCCCAGTCCGCCGGCCTCGCCGCTGGCGCCGGGCCCCGCCGAGGACGCGGCCGCCGACTACCTGCTGGAGCCCGGCCGGCTGCTGGGCAACCTGAGCGCCTTCGTCCTCCGCGACTGCATGTGGAGCGGCTTCTCGGCCCGCGAGCGCCTGGAGAAAGCCATGGGCGAGAAGCTGACCGCCAAGCCGCCCGCCCAGGGCCcgccagccgccgccgccgcccccaccGCCGCCCAAGCACCGCACGACGCCGCGCTAGGCGGGCTGTGCGTGGCCCCCGGCGCCGTCTTCGCCTGGCCCGCCGACTGCAAGCTCCCGCCCTCCTCCGGCTCCGAGAGCCAAAGCGAATCGG aaggggaagaaattgacGTGGTGACGGTTGAGAAGAGGCAGTCGCTGGGTGTGAGGAAGCCGGTCACCATCACTGTGCGGGCTGACCCCTTGGACCCTTGCATGAAACGTTTCCACATATCcatccaccagcagcagcacaatTACGCAGCCCGCTCACCACCCGAGGCTTGTTCCTGCACGGCTGCCTTGGAGAAAAGCagtcaagaggaggaggaggaggaggaggatggtggTGCACAGTCCCTGAGACAAGTGGCAGAGCCTTCCTCTCTTGAACCTTTCCTCCTGAAATCCGGGAGCGCTCCCAGTTCGGACAGTGAAGACGTGACCAAGCGGAAAAACCACAACTACTTGGAGCGCAAGCGGCGCAACGACCTCCGCTCGCGTTTCTTGGCGCTGAGGGACCAGGTCCCTGGTCTCGCCACCTGCCCCAAAACCCCCAAAGTGGTGGTGTTGAGCAAAGCGTCAGAGTATCTGCAGTCACTACTCAAAGCAGAGCAGCAGATGGTTGCTGAGAAGAAGCTGCTAAAATTGCATCAGCTTCAGCTGTTGAAACGGATTTCGTACCTCAAGAGTGCGCATTAG